A window of Chitinophaga sp. MM2321 contains these coding sequences:
- a CDS encoding ABC transporter permease, with the protein MFRYLLRKTGYGLLVLLGVVVLVFFLFNVLPGDPARLTLGQRADVSSLENVRKELHLDQPVGMQFLLYLNDLSPVGVHTEAAARENLSYVTLLHISKEKMLVLKTPYLRRSYQGKKQVWEILTEALPGTLLLAVAAILFATVVGISLGILSAVKQNTWMDTTAVFASVAGISAPSFFTGIVLAYLFGFVLSDYTGLHMSGSLFDVDPFKGRVLNLRNLVLPAITLGIRPLAIIVQLTRSAMLDVLHQDYIRTAYAKGLSKSRVIWHHALRNALNPVITAITGWFAELLAGAFFVEYIFGWKGIGKVTVDALDKFDFPVVMGAILFTAGIFVLVNLLSDLLYTLVDPRIKLDQD; encoded by the coding sequence ATGTTCCGCTATCTTCTTCGCAAAACGGGTTATGGATTACTGGTATTACTCGGTGTAGTGGTGCTGGTCTTCTTCCTGTTTAATGTATTACCGGGTGATCCAGCCAGGCTTACCCTGGGACAGCGGGCGGATGTATCATCACTGGAAAATGTACGTAAGGAACTGCATCTCGACCAACCGGTAGGGATGCAGTTCCTGCTTTACCTCAATGACCTGTCACCCGTGGGCGTGCATACGGAGGCCGCTGCCAGGGAAAACTTAAGCTATGTAACGCTCCTGCATATTTCAAAAGAGAAGATGCTGGTACTGAAAACGCCCTACCTGCGCCGCTCTTACCAGGGCAAAAAACAGGTGTGGGAAATATTGACAGAAGCACTGCCGGGCACCTTGCTACTGGCGGTGGCAGCCATCCTCTTTGCCACGGTGGTGGGCATTTCCCTGGGAATTTTATCTGCCGTAAAACAAAATACCTGGATGGATACTACCGCTGTCTTTGCCAGCGTAGCCGGTATTTCGGCGCCATCGTTCTTTACCGGTATTGTGCTGGCATACCTGTTTGGCTTCGTGCTGAGTGATTATACCGGCCTGCATATGTCAGGCAGTCTCTTTGATGTGGACCCTTTCAAGGGAAGGGTGCTGAACCTGCGCAACCTTGTGCTGCCGGCCATAACATTGGGTATCCGCCCGTTAGCTATTATCGTGCAGCTCACGCGCAGCGCCATGTTGGACGTACTGCACCAGGATTATATCCGTACCGCCTACGCCAAAGGGTTGTCAAAGTCCCGCGTTATCTGGCACCATGCCCTGCGGAATGCACTAAACCCTGTGATCACCGCCATCACCGGCTGGTTTGCAGAATTGCTCGCAGGCGCTTTCTTTGTTGAATATATCTTTGGCTGGAAAGGCATTGGCAAAGTCACCGTTGATGCCCTCGATAAATTTGACTTCCCCGTCGTAATGGGCGCTATCTTGTTTACAGCCGGTATCTTTGTGCTGGTAAATCTGCTCTCTGATCTTTTATATACACTGGTAGATCCGAGAATCAAACTAGACCAGGATTAA
- a CDS encoding DUF4252 domain-containing protein, translated as MKRSLLLLIAVFASMHLFAQQTSVIDRFFQKYENDRNFTLVSITPKMFSMFAKIDPGDPDARNLMKVVQKLKGLRILAKEETKDGPRLYKEAAAFLTPEFEELMTVRDKESDLKFLVKENSRGNISELIMLVGSADQFLAMSLVGDIDLNEISQIANSVNIQGMDKLKNLKKK; from the coding sequence ATGAAACGTTCACTTTTATTACTGATAGCGGTCTTCGCCAGTATGCACCTGTTTGCCCAGCAAACGAGTGTGATCGATCGCTTCTTTCAGAAGTACGAAAACGACCGGAACTTCACGCTGGTAAGTATTACGCCCAAAATGTTCAGCATGTTTGCCAAAATAGATCCCGGCGATCCGGATGCAAGGAACCTGATGAAAGTAGTACAGAAGCTGAAAGGGTTGAGGATCCTGGCAAAGGAAGAAACAAAAGACGGCCCCCGTTTATACAAGGAAGCCGCTGCTTTTCTCACACCTGAATTTGAAGAGCTGATGACAGTCAGGGATAAAGAAAGCGATCTTAAATTCCTCGTCAAAGAAAACAGCAGGGGTAACATCAGCGAGTTGATTATGCTGGTGGGAAGTGCGGATCAGTTCCTGGCTATGAGCCTGGTAGGTGATATTGATCTCAATGAAATTTCACAGATTGCCAATTCCGTCAACATCCAGGGAATGGATAAACTGAAGAACCTGAAAAAGAAGTAA
- a CDS encoding DHH family phosphoesterase has protein sequence MKSIEEIKPLLESPKKVVITMHQKPDADAMGSSLALYHYLIQKGHDVTVISPTNFPDFLKWMPGADGVIDYESSTDRAIEALKGIELLFCLDFNALYRTRNLAPHLEKLDCIKILIDHHLEPSPSFDYGVSDTAASSTAQLVYETIYKLGDEQYINLDIAQCIYAGTVTDTGSFRFASTTARVHRMVADLMDRGLRHEVIHQQIYDNFLENRLRFLGHSLLNRMEVFYEYNTAMLAIPYSDLKRFDLQTGDTEGLVNFLLSIQGIKMAALIIDRNSEVKLSFRSKGDFDVNTFARKYFEGGGHFNASGGRSADSLEKTVNRFIQAVEANEDLLQ, from the coding sequence ATGAAGTCGATAGAGGAAATTAAGCCTTTGCTGGAGAGTCCGAAGAAAGTGGTTATCACAATGCATCAGAAGCCGGATGCGGATGCGATGGGATCTTCGTTAGCATTGTACCACTACTTAATACAGAAGGGGCATGATGTAACTGTAATATCTCCTACCAATTTCCCGGATTTTTTAAAATGGATGCCCGGTGCAGACGGGGTGATCGATTATGAATCGTCTACAGACAGGGCCATAGAAGCATTGAAAGGGATAGAACTCTTGTTCTGCCTGGACTTCAACGCTTTATACCGTACCCGGAACCTGGCGCCGCATCTGGAAAAGCTGGATTGCATCAAAATACTGATTGATCACCACCTGGAGCCTAGTCCGAGCTTCGATTATGGTGTGAGTGATACCGCAGCGAGTTCAACTGCCCAACTTGTTTATGAAACTATTTATAAATTGGGAGATGAGCAGTATATTAACCTTGATATTGCGCAATGTATCTACGCCGGTACAGTAACCGACACCGGTTCGTTCCGTTTTGCATCTACCACCGCCCGCGTACACCGCATGGTGGCGGATCTGATGGATAGGGGCCTGCGTCATGAGGTGATTCATCAGCAGATCTATGACAATTTCCTGGAAAACCGCCTGCGGTTCCTGGGACACAGCCTGCTAAACCGCATGGAAGTATTCTATGAATACAATACCGCCATGCTCGCCATTCCTTATTCCGATCTCAAAAGGTTTGATCTTCAAACCGGCGATACGGAAGGACTGGTAAATTTCCTGTTATCCATTCAGGGCATAAAAATGGCTGCATTGATCATTGACCGGAATTCAGAGGTGAAACTCTCTTTCCGCTCAAAAGGTGATTTTGATGTAAACACTTTTGCCCGCAAATATTTTGAAGGAGGGGGGCATTTCAACGCTTCCGGTGGCAGAAGCGCCGATTCACTGGAGAAAACCGTGAACAGGTTTATTCAGGCAGTAGAAGCAAACGAGGATCTGTTACAATAA
- a CDS encoding nucleoside-diphosphate kinase, with product MSNRTFTMIKPDAVANGHIGGILDMINAAGFRIVAMKMTQLSSGKAGEFYAVHKERPFYGELVEFMSSGHIVAAILEKDNAVEDFRKLIGATNPANAEEGTIRKKYAESIGRNAVHGSDSDENAAIEGDFFFSGLEKF from the coding sequence ATGAGCAACAGAACATTTACAATGATCAAGCCTGATGCGGTAGCAAACGGGCATATTGGTGGCATTCTTGACATGATCAATGCTGCCGGCTTCCGTATCGTAGCCATGAAAATGACCCAGTTATCATCCGGTAAAGCGGGCGAATTTTATGCAGTGCATAAAGAAAGACCTTTTTATGGTGAACTGGTTGAATTTATGAGCAGCGGTCATATTGTAGCAGCTATCCTGGAAAAAGACAATGCTGTAGAAGATTTTCGTAAACTGATCGGTGCTACTAACCCTGCTAACGCAGAAGAAGGTACTATCCGTAAAAAATACGCTGAGTCTATCGGTCGTAACGCCGTTCACGGTTCTGATTCCGATGAGAATGCTGCGATAGAAGGTGACTTCTTCTTCAGTGGTCTGGAAAAATTCTAG
- a CDS encoding FKBP-type peptidyl-prolyl cis-trans isomerase: MKRNNQLLVAALGLLIASCGTGVKKTPGGIEYIVHKSGSGAQLKLGDTALMNVTQKINDSLLGASRTIVGAPIPVLVSKPQNKYDLMEGIALLHEGDSATFFIPWDSLPAQERPPFGKKGDKLKITFAVESKFSASSQKEKDEKLIKEYLEKNKINATKNAEGVYVAVTQEGTGNTPNAGDTVYVHYTGKLTSGKVFDSSQDSTLRPGMPLEPIKFPIGRGFVIKGWDAGLSGLKKGSKATLVVPSTLAYGLQGSPPTIPGNSILVFDVQLVDIKAGAPEAAPALPTHK; this comes from the coding sequence ATGAAAAGAAACAATCAGTTATTAGTTGCAGCGTTAGGCTTACTGATAGCCAGCTGCGGAACAGGTGTTAAAAAAACACCAGGCGGTATTGAATATATCGTTCACAAATCCGGCAGCGGTGCACAACTGAAGCTGGGAGATACTGCCCTTATGAATGTGACCCAGAAGATCAATGATTCGCTGCTGGGCGCATCCCGTACAATCGTTGGCGCTCCTATTCCCGTTTTGGTGTCTAAACCACAAAACAAATATGATCTGATGGAAGGTATTGCCCTGCTGCACGAAGGTGACAGTGCTACTTTCTTTATTCCATGGGATTCCTTACCTGCACAGGAACGTCCTCCCTTCGGTAAAAAAGGTGATAAACTGAAAATCACTTTCGCGGTAGAAAGTAAATTCTCTGCCAGCAGCCAAAAGGAAAAAGACGAGAAACTGATCAAGGAATACCTGGAAAAAAATAAGATCAACGCTACCAAAAATGCAGAAGGTGTATACGTAGCCGTTACCCAGGAAGGTACCGGTAATACCCCGAATGCAGGTGATACCGTTTATGTTCACTACACTGGTAAACTGACTTCCGGTAAAGTATTTGATTCCAGCCAGGACTCAACACTGCGCCCAGGTATGCCTTTAGAACCAATTAAATTCCCTATCGGTCGCGGTTTCGTTATCAAAGGTTGGGATGCTGGTTTGAGTGGCCTGAAGAAAGGCTCCAAAGCAACACTGGTTGTTCCTTCCACACTTGCTTACGGTTTACAAGGTAGCCCTCCAACAATTCCAGGTAACTCTATCCTCGTATTTGATGTACAACTGGTAGATATTAAAGCTGGTGCTCCGGAAGCAGCTCCTGCACTGCCTACACACAAATGA
- a CDS encoding DUF1599 domain-containing protein produces MDTLAQYEAAIVACRDIFIKKAKDYGTSWRVLRPISVVDQIFIKAQRIRNIQEIGTQKVDDNIEGEFKGIVNYGIIGLIQMEQHGNPYTDLPVAEVERLYTKYINMVKEVMEAKNHDYGEAWRDMSQESFVDLILTKLLRVKQILRNQGKTLISEGIDANYVDIINYALFALIKISEE; encoded by the coding sequence ATGGATACATTAGCACAGTATGAAGCTGCAATAGTGGCTTGCAGGGACATTTTTATCAAGAAAGCAAAAGATTACGGCACCTCATGGCGCGTATTGCGTCCCATTTCTGTTGTAGACCAGATTTTTATCAAAGCCCAACGCATTCGTAATATACAGGAAATCGGCACACAAAAAGTAGATGATAATATAGAAGGGGAATTTAAAGGCATCGTAAACTATGGTATCATAGGTCTTATCCAGATGGAGCAACACGGTAACCCCTATACGGACTTACCGGTAGCAGAAGTGGAGCGCCTGTATACAAAGTATATTAACATGGTGAAGGAGGTGATGGAAGCTAAAAACCACGACTATGGCGAAGCCTGGCGCGATATGAGCCAGGAATCCTTTGTAGATCTCATCCTCACAAAATTGCTGCGTGTAAAACAGATCCTACGCAATCAGGGCAAAACACTGATCTCTGAAGGGATAGATGCCAATTATGTTGACATCATCAACTATGCCCTGTTTGCGCTCATCAAGATCAGTGAGGAGTAA
- a CDS encoding diadenylate cyclase: MKEVIAFYGYEFRWLNILDLLIVIFLIIQLYRLLKGSLAFNIFVGLLMVYAIYFLVRALKMMILTTILQNFINVGIIAIIIIFQPEIRKFLLVLGKKTPLSKDSFLTKLFLPDKFKSYKEEENIINEVIIAVSRMQATYTGALIVIATTYRLKFDTASSIPIDGNVSSKLIESIFEKHSPLHDGALIIVGNKILAAKVILPVSENPNLPTRIGLRHRSAVGITEHSDNLAIIVSEERGSISYARDGKLVQDVSLEDLKVKLYEVIIDQD; encoded by the coding sequence ATGAAGGAAGTAATAGCGTTTTATGGATATGAGTTTCGCTGGCTGAATATTTTGGACCTGCTGATCGTAATTTTTTTAATCATTCAACTATATCGTTTATTAAAGGGAAGTCTTGCTTTTAATATTTTCGTGGGGCTATTGATGGTGTATGCTATCTATTTTCTTGTGAGAGCCCTGAAAATGATGATACTCACCACTATCCTGCAGAACTTTATTAATGTGGGGATCATTGCCATCATTATTATTTTTCAGCCGGAGATCCGGAAGTTTCTGCTGGTACTGGGCAAGAAAACGCCCTTGAGTAAAGACAGCTTCTTAACCAAACTGTTTTTACCTGATAAGTTTAAGAGTTATAAAGAAGAAGAAAACATTATCAACGAAGTTATTATCGCTGTTAGCCGTATGCAGGCCACCTATACCGGTGCATTGATTGTAATAGCCACTACCTACCGCTTGAAATTTGATACGGCCTCCAGTATTCCTATCGATGGTAATGTGAGCAGCAAACTGATAGAGAGTATTTTTGAAAAGCATAGTCCGCTGCACGATGGCGCCCTGATCATTGTAGGCAACAAGATCCTGGCCGCTAAAGTGATCCTGCCGGTTTCAGAAAACCCGAACCTCCCTACGCGTATAGGTTTACGTCATCGTTCCGCAGTAGGGATTACAGAACACAGTGATAACCTGGCCATTATCGTTTCAGAAGAGAGAGGGTCTATTTCCTATGCACGGGATGGAAAACTTGTACAGGATGTGTCGCTGGAAGATTTGAAGGTGAAGCTCTACGAAGTAATCATAGACCAGGATTAA
- a CDS encoding DUF4252 domain-containing protein: MKSFLIAGFCIVCFATTAMAQDKCLREFRNSYRGKAETHSIGVGSSAMKLASFCMSFDDSNDPETVATRHLLKKVRHVKVYTISNANGNTVSDESIAKLKRDLEHKEHFELLMEVRDKGSLVHVMNKGKDDELGNVVMLVQDASDFVIVNLQTDLKIADINSLIRQFAAN, from the coding sequence ATGAAATCGTTTCTTATTGCAGGCTTTTGTATCGTATGTTTCGCCACTACCGCAATGGCACAGGATAAGTGTTTGCGTGAATTCCGCAACAGCTACCGTGGAAAGGCGGAAACACACAGCATCGGAGTGGGATCTTCAGCGATGAAGCTGGCCAGCTTCTGCATGTCGTTTGATGACAGTAACGATCCGGAAACTGTTGCTACCAGGCATTTACTGAAGAAGGTACGCCACGTGAAAGTGTATACCATTTCTAACGCCAACGGCAATACGGTATCTGACGAATCTATTGCAAAATTAAAAAGAGACCTGGAACATAAGGAGCATTTTGAACTGCTCATGGAAGTAAGGGACAAGGGTAGCCTCGTACACGTGATGAATAAAGGGAAAGATGATGAATTAGGAAACGTGGTGATGTTGGTACAGGATGCCAGTGATTTTGTGATCGTAAATTTACAGACCGACCTTAAAATAGCAGATATCAATAGCCTGATCCGTCAGTTTGCTGCTAACTAA
- the folP gene encoding dihydropteroate synthase, with protein MTPHHINILQEPAINCKGRLLSLASPVVMGIINVTDDSFYEGSRMHGLHQVVEKAGQHLGEGATILDLGAQSTRPGAAMVGAEEEINRLLPAIHAIINHYPQAIISVDTWYAAVAEKTVMAGASIINDISAGDLDAGMIPLAGKLQVPYIAMHMQGKPATMQEKPHYENVVREVLDYLIAKMAQCRAAGIKDFIADPGFGFGKTLDHNYALLKDLRLFHEILGAPVLTGISRKSMIYKLLNITPDEALNGTTVLNTIALQQGTHILRVHDVKAAMEAVRIIEKIKGN; from the coding sequence ATGACACCACACCATATCAACATTTTACAGGAACCTGCTATTAACTGCAAGGGGCGGTTGTTGTCACTTGCCAGCCCGGTAGTGATGGGAATTATCAATGTGACGGATGATTCTTTTTATGAAGGCAGCCGGATGCATGGTTTACACCAGGTAGTGGAGAAAGCGGGGCAACACCTGGGGGAAGGCGCTACCATCCTGGATCTGGGCGCACAAAGCACCCGGCCCGGCGCAGCAATGGTCGGTGCAGAAGAAGAGATCAACCGGTTATTGCCGGCCATTCATGCTATCATCAATCATTACCCGCAGGCTATTATTTCTGTAGATACCTGGTATGCCGCAGTAGCAGAAAAAACCGTGATGGCTGGGGCTTCTATCATCAATGATATCAGTGCGGGCGACCTGGATGCGGGTATGATACCGCTGGCAGGTAAATTACAGGTACCGTATATTGCGATGCATATGCAAGGCAAACCTGCTACCATGCAGGAAAAGCCGCACTATGAAAATGTAGTACGGGAAGTGCTGGACTACCTGATTGCGAAAATGGCACAGTGCCGTGCGGCAGGCATCAAAGATTTTATTGCTGATCCCGGTTTTGGCTTTGGTAAAACACTGGATCATAATTATGCATTGCTGAAAGACCTGCGCCTCTTTCATGAAATTCTTGGCGCACCGGTATTGACGGGTATCTCCCGGAAGTCCATGATCTATAAACTATTGAACATTACCCCTGACGAAGCCTTGAATGGTACTACAGTGCTAAATACCATTGCATTGCAGCAGGGCACACATATTTTAAGGGTACACGACGTAAAAGCTGCTATGGAAGCGGTGAGGATAATAGAGAAAATAAAAGGTAACTAA
- a CDS encoding BT_3928 family protein, which translates to MKIILNLLRIIVGVLFIFSGLIKANDPLGLSYKMEEFFEVLHLTFLSPYSLAFSVIMNAFEIIAGVAVLIGYRMRIFSVLLLLLITFFTFLTGYALFSGTIRECGCFGDCIKLTAIQTFWKDVILLLMILVIFFRRDQIQPLFKGTGIVMLVAAVFSFGIQWYTLKHLPFIDCLPYKVGNNIPDKMKLPPGATPDVYEMMFIYEKNGEKKEFTVDNYPWSDSTWKFVDRKDKLIKKGNAEPAIKDFILTDLDGVNQTEAILSETKPVYLFLVQNVDKAGSGWDEKMKALQQKWKNQEILIYGVTASTKDQLAAFESKHGLEFPFVQMDGVAIKTAGRSNPCLLLLDKGTIKAKWHYNDIP; encoded by the coding sequence ATGAAGATTATCCTGAACCTGTTGCGGATTATTGTAGGCGTATTATTCATCTTTTCAGGTCTTATTAAAGCTAATGACCCGTTAGGACTGAGTTACAAGATGGAAGAATTTTTTGAGGTATTGCACCTGACCTTCCTCTCTCCATATTCCCTGGCATTTTCGGTGATCATGAATGCATTTGAAATTATTGCAGGCGTAGCAGTATTAATAGGATACCGTATGCGTATCTTTTCTGTATTGCTGTTATTACTGATCACCTTCTTTACCTTTCTCACCGGCTACGCCTTATTCAGCGGTACTATCCGCGAGTGTGGCTGTTTTGGAGACTGCATCAAACTAACTGCCATACAAACATTCTGGAAAGATGTGATCCTGCTGCTGATGATCCTCGTGATCTTCTTCCGCCGCGATCAGATACAACCGCTCTTCAAAGGCACGGGCATCGTTATGCTGGTGGCTGCGGTCTTTTCATTCGGCATCCAGTGGTATACGCTGAAACACCTGCCTTTTATTGATTGTCTGCCTTATAAAGTAGGTAATAATATTCCGGACAAGATGAAGCTACCGCCAGGCGCTACACCGGATGTTTATGAAATGATGTTTATTTATGAGAAGAATGGAGAGAAGAAAGAATTTACGGTAGATAATTACCCGTGGTCAGACAGCACCTGGAAATTTGTTGACCGTAAAGATAAGTTGATAAAGAAAGGGAATGCAGAACCGGCCATCAAGGATTTCATCCTGACAGACCTCGACGGGGTGAATCAAACCGAGGCTATCCTGTCTGAAACAAAACCGGTGTACCTGTTTCTTGTGCAAAACGTGGACAAGGCCGGCAGTGGCTGGGATGAGAAAATGAAAGCCCTCCAGCAAAAATGGAAAAACCAGGAGATCCTTATATATGGTGTAACAGCCTCCACAAAAGATCAGCTGGCGGCATTCGAATCAAAGCACGGACTGGAATTTCCTTTTGTGCAGATGGATGGTGTAGCCATTAAAACGGCTGGCAGAAGTAATCCCTGCCTGTTGCTGCTGGACAAAGGCACCATTAAGGCGAAATGGCATTATAACGATATACCATAA
- a CDS encoding RNA polymerase sigma factor produces the protein MSLELFLSQVVPVRQKLYRFAFRLLGNEEDAQDITQDVLMKVWGMQEKMRELQNMEAWCMRITRNMALDKIKSKKYRTADELDRAGEMPALQQKSPHMVTEQNDVMHKVRGAISDLPEKYRTIIQLRDMDGFSYQEIADILDIDMNEVKVNLHRARKTVREKLQNLHVYGL, from the coding sequence ATGTCTCTAGAATTGTTTCTTTCTCAGGTAGTTCCCGTCAGGCAAAAGCTGTATCGCTTTGCATTCCGCCTGTTGGGGAATGAGGAAGATGCGCAGGATATTACCCAGGATGTGTTGATGAAAGTGTGGGGCATGCAGGAAAAGATGAGGGAGTTACAGAATATGGAGGCCTGGTGTATGCGTATTACCCGCAACATGGCCCTGGATAAGATCAAATCAAAAAAGTACCGTACGGCTGATGAGCTGGACCGCGCAGGAGAGATGCCGGCATTGCAGCAGAAAAGTCCGCATATGGTGACAGAACAAAACGATGTGATGCACAAGGTACGCGGTGCTATCAGTGACCTGCCGGAGAAATACCGCACCATTATTCAATTGCGTGATATGGACGGGTTTTCTTACCAGGAAATTGCGGATATACTGGATATAGATATGAATGAGGTTAAAGTGAACCTGCACCGGGCACGCAAAACGGTACGGGAAAAATTACAAAATCTGCATGTATATGGATTATAA